The DNA sequence CGGAGCGGGTCGCGGCGGCGTTGCATCAGTTGCCGGACGACCTCGGGGTCGACCACGGTGGCGCCGTCGGCCACCCGGCGGAGTTGCCCGGCGAACTCGGCCACGTCGCCGATGCGGTCCTTGAGCAGGTAGCCGATGGACCGGCCGGAACCCGAGGCGAGCAGTTCCCCGGCGTAGCTGTGCTGCACGTACTGGCTGAGGGCGACCACCGGGAGCCGGGGGTCCTCGGCACGCAGCGAGACGGCGGCCCGTAACCCCTCGTCGGTGTGGTTCGGCGGCATCCGGACGTCGGTGACCACGAGGTCCGGACGGTCCTCGCGGACGGCGGCCAGCAGCGCGGGGGCGTCCCCGACCGCGGCGGCGACCTCGATGCCGAACCGGGGCAGCATCGCGGTCAGCCCCTCCCGCAGCAGCACCGAGTCTTCCGCGATCACGACGCGCACGGCAGCTCCACCCGCAGGATCGTCGGGCCGCCGGGCGGGCTCGACATCAGCAGCCGGCCGCCGGCCGCCGCGGCCCGGTCGGCGAGCCCGGTCAGCCCGGATCCGCGTCCGGGGTCGGCTCCGCCGCCGCCCTCGTCGCGCACCTCGACCACCAGCCGCTCGGCCGCCCGCCGGGCGGTGACGGTGACCTCGCTGGCCGCGGCGTGCTTCACCGCGTTGGCCAGGGCCTCGGAGATCGCCGCGTACGCGACCGCCTCCACCTCCGCCGGCAGACGTGACGGGGCGACGTCGACGCGCACCTCCAGGCAGCTCGCCGCGGCCAGTTCCTCCACCGCGGCGCGAAGGCCCAGTTCCCGCAGGGTACGCGGGCTGATGCCGCGAATCAGGTTCCGCAGCTCGGCCATCAGCGTCTTGGCCTGCTCGTGCGCGGAGGCCATCG is a window from the Micromonospora sp. DSM 45708 genome containing:
- a CDS encoding response regulator transcription factor → MLPRFGIEVAAAVGDAPALLAAVREDRPDLVVTDVRMPPNHTDEGLRAAVSLRAEDPRLPVVALSQYVQHSYAGELLASGSGRSIGYLLKDRIGDVAEFAGQLRRVADGATVVDPEVVRQLMQRRRDPLRQLSAREREVLSLVAQGHSNAATARILSLTEAGVAKHIGNVLTKLNLPLSDDTNRRVLAVLAYLRSRSD